One region of Acidobacteriota bacterium genomic DNA includes:
- a CDS encoding 4Fe-4S dicluster domain-containing protein: MEARLVVTPTLCIGCRTCELACSFTHAVDGKLGLSRIYPLDGGFKELWVPVTCLQCEDPACAKSCLVNAITRNPETGAMVLDDDRCVRCLACVAACPFGCSLHDGQNGIIVKCDLCGGDPVCAHFCPTKALEFSPMESVKRQSA; the protein is encoded by the coding sequence GTGGAAGCACGCCTGGTAGTTACACCGACCCTCTGCATAGGCTGCCGCACCTGCGAGCTGGCCTGCTCGTTCACCCACGCCGTTGACGGCAAGCTGGGGCTGAGCCGCATTTATCCCCTTGACGGCGGCTTCAAGGAACTCTGGGTGCCGGTCACGTGTTTGCAGTGCGAGGATCCCGCCTGCGCCAAGTCCTGCCTGGTGAACGCCATTACCCGCAATCCTGAAACCGGCGCCATGGTGCTTGACGATGACCGCTGTGTCCGCTGCCTGGCCTGTGTGGCCGCGTGCCCGTTCGGCTGCTCGCTGCATGACGGGCAGAACGGCATCATCGTAAAGTGCGACCTGTGCGGCGGGGACCCCGTCTGCGCCCACTTCTGCCCGACCAAGGCTCTGGAATTCTCGCCCATGGAGTCCGTAAAGCGGCAGAGCGCCTGA
- a CDS encoding 2Fe-2S iron-sulfur cluster-binding protein codes for MMVTLTINGKLVEADEGEMLLAVIRRQQIDVPALCHHDAVEPYGACRLCTVEITKSDWNGWKNYVTSCLYPAEDGLIVSTHTPEVIELRRTVLDLMLARSPRARLIRDMAAEYGIMRTSYQEVVDGDDCILCGLCTRVCDEMGFHAISSVNRGHGKEIAPPLWQPPPDCVGCLSCAQVCPTGFITYTDKGTTRTIWDRKFELLTCEQTGLPTVTREFAEFLSAHREIPKEYFQLSDRAHRKELAGTMGKISQWGREE; via the coding sequence ATGATGGTTACGCTGACCATAAACGGCAAGCTGGTAGAGGCCGACGAAGGAGAGATGCTGCTGGCCGTCATCAGGCGACAGCAGATCGACGTCCCTGCCCTCTGCCATCACGACGCCGTCGAACCCTACGGTGCGTGCCGGCTGTGCACCGTCGAGATTACCAAATCCGACTGGAACGGGTGGAAGAACTACGTCACCTCGTGCCTCTACCCGGCCGAAGACGGGCTGATCGTGAGTACGCACACGCCCGAGGTCATTGAGCTTCGCCGAACGGTCCTCGACCTGATGCTGGCCCGGTCCCCCCGCGCCAGGCTCATTCGGGACATGGCCGCCGAGTACGGCATCATGCGCACGAGCTACCAGGAGGTCGTGGACGGTGACGACTGCATCCTCTGCGGACTGTGCACGCGCGTCTGCGACGAAATGGGATTTCATGCCATATCCTCGGTCAACAGGGGCCACGGCAAGGAGATTGCGCCCCCCCTGTGGCAGCCACCACCCGATTGCGTGGGCTGTCTGAGTTGCGCCCAGGTATGCCCTACCGGATTCATTACGTACACCGACAAGGGCACCACCAGGACCATCTGGGACAGGAAGTTCGAGTTGCTTACCTGTGAGCAGACCGGCCTGCCGACCGTCACGCGCGAATTCGCTGAGTTTCTCTCGGCGCACCGCGAAATCCCAAAAGAGTATTTCCAGTTGAGTGACCGCGCCCACCGCAAGGAGCTTGCGGGGACGATGGGGAAGATCTCTCAGTGGGGACGGGAGGAATAA
- a CDS encoding NADH-ubiquinone oxidoreductase-F iron-sulfur binding region domain-containing protein, giving the protein MHIRNVQQLRKRQKEALAARDRFPRRIIVCCGPGCLASGSQKIVDAFHKVLKNRRIKDFSVKALRDTGCHGLCEKGPLVVIEPQGWFYTRVKPKDVEEILERSIRNGEIIDKLLYTDPATNRTEETYPEIGFYSHQRRIALRNLGKIHPAEIDDYIATGGYQALARVLEKMTPDGVIKEVTDSGLRGRGGGGFATGRKWRSCRDVVSDVRYVICNGDEGDPGAFMDRAIMEGDPHIVLEGMLIAAYAVGATEGYVYVREEYPLAVVRLQQAVEQCEETGLMGDNILGSDFSFRVRVARGAGAFVCGESSALMKSVAGAVGEPRAKYIRSVTKGLYDKPTVLNNVETFANVPTIIEKGADWFRKVGTSGSAGTKAFSLVGKVKNTGLIEVPMGITLREIIYDIGGGTIDDRPFKAVQTGGPSGGCLPESKLDLPVDFDTLTEAGSMMGSGGMIVMDDKTCMVDVARYFLSFLVSESCGKCVPCREGLYQLHALVAAVTEGRAVEEDLDRMERLSEVIVRGSLCGLGKSGPNPFLSTIRYFRDDYLAHIRDKRCPAGVCRELIRYEINEKCTGCMACISACAYNAITGKKQEVHVLDQDKCTKCGACLAVCRYEAIDVY; this is encoded by the coding sequence ATGCACATACGGAACGTCCAGCAACTGAGGAAGCGGCAGAAGGAAGCCCTGGCGGCGCGGGACAGATTTCCCCGGCGGATCATCGTCTGTTGTGGGCCCGGATGCCTGGCCAGCGGCTCGCAGAAGATTGTCGATGCCTTTCACAAGGTGCTCAAAAACCGCCGCATAAAGGACTTCTCCGTCAAGGCGCTTCGGGATACCGGCTGCCACGGCCTGTGCGAAAAGGGGCCGCTGGTCGTGATTGAACCCCAGGGGTGGTTTTACACCAGGGTCAAACCCAAGGACGTCGAAGAGATACTTGAAAGGTCCATCAGAAACGGCGAAATCATTGACAAGCTGCTATACACCGATCCAGCAACCAACCGCACTGAAGAGACCTATCCGGAAATAGGCTTCTACTCGCACCAGCGACGGATTGCACTGCGCAATCTCGGCAAAATCCACCCTGCCGAAATCGACGACTACATTGCCACCGGAGGATACCAGGCACTGGCCAGGGTCCTTGAAAAGATGACGCCCGATGGTGTAATCAAGGAAGTCACCGACTCGGGCCTTCGCGGCCGGGGCGGCGGCGGTTTTGCCACCGGGCGGAAGTGGCGTTCGTGCCGCGACGTTGTATCGGACGTCCGCTACGTGATTTGCAACGGTGACGAGGGTGACCCCGGGGCATTCATGGACCGCGCGATCATGGAGGGCGATCCGCACATCGTGCTCGAGGGAATGCTCATAGCCGCTTATGCCGTCGGAGCGACGGAGGGGTACGTCTACGTTCGTGAAGAGTATCCGCTGGCGGTGGTTCGGCTCCAGCAGGCCGTTGAGCAGTGCGAAGAGACCGGCCTGATGGGAGACAACATCCTCGGCAGCGATTTCAGTTTCCGGGTCCGTGTCGCCCGCGGGGCGGGTGCCTTCGTCTGCGGCGAGTCCTCGGCGCTGATGAAATCAGTCGCCGGAGCCGTGGGCGAACCGCGTGCCAAGTACATCCGGTCCGTCACGAAAGGGCTGTACGATAAACCGACGGTGCTGAACAACGTCGAGACCTTCGCCAACGTCCCCACCATCATAGAAAAGGGCGCCGATTGGTTCAGGAAGGTCGGAACGTCGGGAAGCGCCGGTACCAAGGCGTTCTCGCTTGTCGGCAAAGTCAAGAACACGGGGCTGATCGAAGTACCGATGGGGATCACGCTGCGGGAGATCATTTACGACATCGGCGGCGGCACTATCGACGACCGCCCGTTCAAAGCGGTTCAGACCGGCGGCCCCTCGGGCGGCTGCCTGCCCGAATCCAAACTTGACCTGCCGGTCGATTTCGACACGCTAACCGAGGCCGGCTCGATGATGGGCTCGGGCGGCATGATCGTAATGGACGACAAGACGTGCATGGTGGACGTGGCCAGGTACTTCCTCTCGTTCCTGGTGTCGGAGTCGTGCGGCAAGTGCGTGCCCTGCCGGGAAGGACTGTACCAGTTGCACGCCCTGGTCGCGGCCGTCACCGAGGGACGGGCCGTCGAAGAGGACCTGGACAGGATGGAACGGCTCTCCGAGGTGATAGTCCGGGGTTCGCTCTGCGGACTCGGCAAGTCCGGGCCAAACCCGTTCCTGAGCACGATACGGTATTTCAGGGACGACTACCTGGCCCACATCCGCGACAAACGGTGTCCGGCAGGCGTCTGCCGCGAGCTTATCCGGTATGAAATCAACGAGAAGTGCACCGGGTGCATGGCCTGTATCAGCGCCTGCGCTTACAACGCCATCACCGGAAAGAAGCAGGAGGTTCACGTGCTCGACCAGGACAAATGCACCAAGTGTGGGGCCTGCCTTGCGGTCTGCCGCTACGAGGCGATAGACGTTTACTAG
- a CDS encoding NAD(P)H-dependent oxidoreductase subunit E codes for MSHDFSKLPRLIDRHPRKPDSLIMVLQDIQQEYHYLPCEALEAAAEALKVPLSRVFSVATFYNAFSLHRRGDNIVRLCKGTACHIRGANLIQQQLETQLGIQVGQTTPDYKFTLEVVACVGACAMAPVVIVNGKYHGTMNVNTVKKVLKVK; via the coding sequence ATGAGCCACGATTTCAGCAAGCTGCCCCGGCTGATCGATCGCCATCCTCGTAAACCCGACTCACTGATAATGGTGCTACAGGACATACAGCAGGAGTATCACTACCTGCCGTGTGAAGCGCTCGAGGCCGCCGCCGAGGCCCTCAAGGTGCCGTTAAGCCGAGTCTTTTCGGTGGCGACGTTCTACAACGCCTTCAGCCTGCACCGGCGCGGAGACAACATCGTCCGCCTGTGCAAGGGGACGGCCTGCCACATTCGCGGCGCCAACCTGATCCAGCAGCAGTTGGAGACGCAGCTTGGGATTCAGGTCGGTCAGACGACGCCCGACTACAAATTCACGCTCGAAGTGGTCGCCTGTGTCGGCGCCTGCGCCATGGCGCCGGTGGTAATCGTTAACGGCAAGTACCACGGCACTATGAACGTCAACACCGTCAAGAAAGTGCTCAAGGTCAAGTGA
- a CDS encoding 2-oxoacid:acceptor oxidoreductase family protein, producing MAQYEVTWAGFGGQGIMVAGQLLAYTGIREGKQVVWIPSYGPEMRGGTAYCTVVVSDRRIGSPIIANPRAACVFNRPSFDKFSPQVKPGGLLVVNSSLINVTTDRTDVTEILVPASQMAIEAGNVRVANIVMLGAFAGASGIVELDNLREVMKEKLGRKKELLAANVKALAQGYELAISARKQERKA from the coding sequence ATGGCACAGTACGAAGTGACCTGGGCCGGTTTCGGCGGGCAGGGAATCATGGTCGCCGGACAGCTTCTCGCCTACACCGGTATCCGGGAGGGCAAACAGGTTGTCTGGATCCCGTCGTACGGGCCGGAGATGCGAGGAGGAACCGCCTATTGCACGGTCGTGGTGTCAGACCGCAGAATCGGTTCGCCGATTATTGCCAACCCCAGGGCGGCGTGCGTTTTCAATCGTCCGTCCTTTGACAAATTCTCTCCCCAAGTCAAACCGGGCGGCCTGCTGGTGGTCAATTCGTCGCTGATCAACGTGACGACGGACCGCACCGACGTCACCGAGATCCTTGTCCCGGCCAGCCAGATGGCCATCGAAGCCGGTAACGTCAGAGTAGCCAACATCGTCATGCTCGGAGCCTTCGCCGGAGCCTCCGGAATCGTCGAGCTGGACAACCTCAGAGAGGTCATGAAGGAGAAGCTCGGCCGGAAGAAGGAGCTGCTGGCCGCCAACGTGAAAGCGTTGGCGCAGGGATATGAACTGGCGATCTCGGCCCGCAAGCAGGAGAGAAAGGCATGA
- a CDS encoding thiamine pyrophosphate-dependent enzyme — translation MADQTKTIFARPDSLTDRVTHYCPGCTHGVIHRLVAEVLDELGVRERTVGVAPVGCAVFAYNYFNCDFLEAAHGRAPAVATGFKRLRPDLIVFTYQGDGDLASIGMGEIVHAANRGEKITTIFVNNAVYGMTGGQMAPTTLAGQVTTTCPLGRDVTVVGQPVRVSELLATLFTPSYIERVAVHSARHIIRAKQAIRRAFTYQVQERCFSLVEVLSTCPTNWGKTPSEATAWLEENMVAYYPLGCYKSPEMEGDG, via the coding sequence ATGGCTGATCAGACCAAAACAATTTTCGCCCGTCCGGACTCCCTCACGGACAGAGTGACCCACTACTGTCCCGGCTGCACGCACGGCGTGATACATCGGCTGGTCGCCGAGGTGCTCGACGAGTTGGGCGTGCGGGAACGTACCGTCGGCGTGGCGCCGGTCGGATGCGCGGTTTTTGCGTACAACTATTTCAACTGTGATTTCCTCGAAGCCGCGCACGGCCGGGCACCGGCCGTTGCGACCGGTTTCAAACGGTTACGCCCGGATCTCATCGTTTTTACGTACCAGGGTGACGGCGACCTGGCGTCCATCGGCATGGGCGAGATCGTCCACGCGGCGAACCGTGGTGAGAAGATCACCACTATATTCGTCAACAACGCCGTGTACGGCATGACCGGCGGTCAGATGGCTCCCACCACCCTGGCCGGCCAGGTGACGACGACGTGTCCCCTGGGCCGCGACGTAACGGTCGTCGGTCAGCCGGTGCGGGTCTCGGAGTTGCTGGCGACCCTGTTCACGCCGTCGTACATCGAGCGGGTCGCGGTGCACTCGGCTCGGCACATCATCAGGGCAAAACAGGCTATCAGGCGAGCCTTCACGTACCAAGTTCAGGAGAGGTGCTTTTCCCTGGTCGAAGTGCTCTCCACGTGCCCGACCAACTGGGGCAAGACACCGAGCGAAGCCACGGCCTGGCTCGAGGAGAACATGGTCGCCTACTACCCTCTGGGGTGTTACAAGTCACCTGAGATGGAGGGAGACGGCTGA